From Deltaproteobacteria bacterium, one genomic window encodes:
- a CDS encoding adenylate/guanylate cyclase domain-containing protein yields MGPLLHGVPQWPPLPTFSDVKSQNLAIVFAGLCGYAERLGALTWEESQRMLRLHAALVDPAFRRFGGRRVKQIGGTFLVAFDSPTKAVLCAAALMERVRRFDASVPPERQLQARVAVHLGEVRMTGGDVFGEPVNIASRIEAVAGPGEVLIGESAWLSMNRAEIKAEDAGERWLKGVPEAIRVFRLVTALSPLPELGPLPSPDGTEARGEVSRHLRAAAQAAARQAEEALPTLPDKLRVFIGAGLAAMMAVATAFFALARLGALP; encoded by the coding sequence ATAGGTCCGCTGCTGCACGGGGTTCCGCAATGGCCACCACTCCCTACCTTCTCCGACGTGAAGTCGCAGAACCTCGCCATCGTCTTCGCCGGCCTCTGCGGATACGCGGAGCGGCTCGGCGCGCTCACCTGGGAAGAATCCCAAAGGATGCTGCGGTTGCACGCCGCGCTGGTGGATCCCGCCTTCCGCCGATTCGGGGGGCGCCGCGTCAAGCAGATCGGCGGCACGTTCCTGGTCGCCTTCGACTCGCCCACCAAGGCGGTGCTCTGTGCGGCGGCGCTGATGGAGCGGGTGCGCCGCTTCGATGCATCGGTCCCGCCCGAGCGCCAGCTCCAGGCGAGGGTCGCCGTCCACCTCGGCGAGGTGCGGATGACCGGCGGCGACGTCTTTGGTGAGCCGGTGAACATTGCTTCCCGCATCGAGGCGGTGGCCGGCCCCGGCGAGGTGCTGATCGGCGAGTCGGCCTGGCTGTCGATGAACCGGGCGGAGATCAAGGCGGAGGACGCCGGAGAGCGGTGGCTGAAGGGCGTGCCCGAGGCGATCCGCGTCTTCCGGCTGGTCACAGCGCTCTCCCCGCTGCCGGAGCTCGGCCCTCTGCCCTCGCCGGACGGAACGGAGGCCCGGGGCGAAGTCTCCCGCCATCTGCGGGCGGCCGCGCAGGCCGCGGCGCGGCAGGCGGAAGAGGCGCTGCCGACGCTGCCCGACAAGCTGCGCGTGTTCATCGGCGCGGGCCTGGCGGCGATGATGGCGGTGGCAACGGCGTTCTTCGCGCTGGCACGGCTCGGAGCGCTACCGTGA
- a CDS encoding restriction endonuclease, producing the protein MGILIVAVVATAVGFLLILLIGRGQPVSPAAPENLAREGHGAMAWVRGFGIEGFQRLLLTLFTEMGFHPERSERGSGTVDLFANDPTPIRGGRLYVHGLLGQPGVPTDADEVRNMIDTARAEFVGKGVLVTLGTFTSDARDAAKGNPIDLLDGDELGRLVRKHMPQAFAQRKI; encoded by the coding sequence ATGGGGATCCTCATCGTCGCGGTCGTCGCTACGGCGGTGGGATTTCTCCTCATCCTCCTCATCGGCCGCGGGCAGCCCGTCTCGCCGGCGGCGCCGGAGAACCTGGCGCGCGAAGGCCACGGCGCGATGGCGTGGGTGCGCGGGTTCGGCATCGAGGGCTTCCAGCGGCTGCTGCTGACCCTGTTCACCGAGATGGGGTTCCATCCGGAGCGGAGCGAGCGGGGCTCGGGCACGGTCGATCTGTTCGCCAACGATCCGACGCCGATCCGCGGCGGACGGCTGTACGTCCATGGGCTGCTCGGTCAGCCGGGGGTGCCCACCGACGCGGACGAGGTGCGCAACATGATCGACACGGCGCGCGCGGAGTTCGTCGGCAAGGGCGTGCTGGTGACGCTGGGGACGTTCACCTCCGACGCGCGCGACGCGGCGAAAGGGAACCCCATCGATCTCTTGGACGGCGACGAGCTGGGCCGGCTGGTCCGCAAGCACATGCCGCAGGCCTTCGCGCAGCGAAAAATTTAA
- a CDS encoding GTP-binding protein → MQPEEKLKAETARRRTFAIISHPDAGKTTLTEKLLLHGGAIHLAGAVKARGAQRHVTSDWMELERQRGISVTSSVLQFEHRGFRINLLDTPGHQDFSEDTYRTLAAADAAVMLIDSAKGVEAQTRKLFQVCRRRGIPIFTFVNKLDRLGREPFDNLHEVEEVLGIRTCPITWPLGQGQDFKGVAELFDPTWQRQVVGGDVPGKVREEIELLEAAGDPFDHAKVLRGELSPAFFGSAMTEVGVDEFLDAFVRLAPAPGPRIRVDGAAVDPMEPRFSGFVFKIQANMDPAHRDRLAFLRVCSGRFYRGMDARLPREEKPVRLSMPHQLFGADRQVIEEAWPGDVIGLFDTGTLRIGDTLSEGPAFEYAELPRFSPEIFARVRAKDALKRKQFEKGLEQLSQEGAIQIFHARGGGMRDPIVGAVGALQLEVLQYRLLHEYGADLMMERLPYQVARWVSGPGFDAARFEAEVDALCVEDRDQNPIALFKSEWNLSYATGRHPSWTWAPTAPVAPLSKRK, encoded by the coding sequence ATGCAGCCTGAAGAGAAGCTCAAAGCGGAAACGGCGCGTCGCCGGACGTTTGCAATCATCTCCCATCCGGACGCCGGGAAGACGACGCTCACCGAGAAGCTGCTCCTCCACGGCGGCGCCATCCACCTCGCCGGAGCGGTGAAGGCGCGCGGCGCCCAGAGGCATGTCACCTCCGACTGGATGGAGCTGGAGCGGCAGCGCGGGATCTCGGTGACGAGCTCGGTGCTGCAGTTCGAGCACCGCGGCTTCCGCATCAACCTGCTCGACACGCCGGGCCACCAGGACTTCTCCGAAGACACCTACCGGACGCTCGCTGCCGCCGATGCCGCGGTGATGCTGATCGACAGCGCCAAGGGAGTCGAGGCCCAGACCCGCAAGCTCTTCCAGGTCTGCCGCCGGCGCGGAATCCCGATCTTCACGTTCGTGAACAAGCTCGACCGGCTCGGCCGCGAGCCGTTCGACAACCTCCACGAGGTAGAGGAGGTGCTGGGCATCCGGACCTGCCCCATCACCTGGCCGCTCGGGCAGGGCCAGGACTTCAAGGGCGTGGCGGAGCTCTTCGATCCGACCTGGCAGCGCCAGGTCGTCGGCGGGGATGTGCCCGGGAAGGTCCGCGAGGAGATCGAGCTCCTGGAGGCCGCGGGCGATCCCTTCGATCACGCCAAGGTGCTGCGTGGCGAGCTGTCGCCGGCCTTCTTCGGGTCGGCGATGACCGAGGTCGGGGTGGACGAGTTCCTCGACGCGTTCGTGCGCCTGGCTCCCGCACCCGGCCCGCGGATTCGCGTCGACGGCGCGGCGGTCGATCCCATGGAGCCGCGCTTCTCCGGATTCGTCTTCAAGATCCAGGCGAACATGGACCCCGCGCACCGGGACCGGCTCGCGTTCTTGCGGGTGTGCTCCGGCCGGTTCTACCGCGGCATGGATGCGCGCCTCCCCCGCGAGGAGAAGCCGGTCCGCCTCTCGATGCCGCACCAGCTCTTCGGCGCGGACCGGCAGGTGATCGAGGAGGCCTGGCCCGGCGACGTGATCGGGCTGTTCGATACCGGAACGCTGCGCATCGGCGACACGCTCTCCGAAGGTCCGGCCTTCGAGTACGCGGAGCTGCCGCGCTTCTCTCCAGAGATCTTCGCCCGTGTGCGGGCAAAGGACGCGCTCAAGCGCAAGCAGTTCGAGAAGGGCCTCGAGCAGCTCTCGCAGGAAGGGGCCATCCAGATCTTCCACGCCCGCGGCGGAGGCATGCGCGACCCGATCGTCGGCGCCGTCGGCGCGCTGCAGCTCGAGGTCCTGCAATATCGCCTTTTGCACGAATACGGGGCGGATCTGATGATGGAGAGGCTGCCGTACCAGGTGGCGCGCTGGGTGAGCGGGCCGGGCTTCGACGCGGCGCGGTTCGAGGCGGAGGTCGACGCGCTTTGCGTCGAGGATCGCGACCAGAACCCCATCGCACTGTTCAAGAGCGAATGGAATCTGAGCTACGCGACGGGTCGGCATCCCTCCTGGACGTGGGCGCCGACCGCGCCGGTCGCTCCGCTGTCGAAACGTAAATAG
- a CDS encoding Rieske 2Fe-2S domain-containing protein, with translation MPGGNPGISEAESGNFIWSRRDLLSLAGWGAILTCFAAAGGAILRLLFPRVLFEPPTSFKAGYPTEYTVGDVSEKWMKSQRVWVVRLPNTIYALLGICTHLGCTPRWLGPENKFKCPCHGSGYTKDGVNFEGPTPRPLERVKITLGDDGQLVVDKAFRYRYELGQWDDPNAFVKYSGA, from the coding sequence ATGCCGGGCGGGAATCCAGGCATCTCCGAAGCAGAGAGCGGAAATTTCATCTGGTCGAGGCGCGATCTCCTCTCGCTCGCGGGATGGGGCGCCATCCTCACCTGCTTCGCCGCCGCCGGCGGCGCCATCCTGCGTCTGCTCTTCCCTCGCGTTCTCTTCGAGCCGCCCACCAGCTTCAAGGCCGGCTACCCCACCGAGTACACGGTCGGCGACGTCTCCGAGAAGTGGATGAAGTCGCAGCGCGTCTGGGTCGTGCGGCTGCCGAACACGATCTACGCGCTGCTCGGCATCTGCACGCACCTCGGTTGCACGCCCCGCTGGCTCGGACCCGAGAACAAGTTCAAGTGCCCCTGCCACGGATCGGGGTACACGAAGGACGGCGTGAACTTCGAAGGCCCGACGCCGCGGCCGCTCGAGCGGGTGAAGATCACGCTCGGCGACGACGGCCAGCTCGTCGTCGACAAGGCGTTTCGCTATCGGTACGAGCTGGGCCAGTGGGACGACCCGAACGCGTTCGTCAAGTACAGCGGAGCCTGA